The Archocentrus centrarchus isolate MPI-CPG fArcCen1 chromosome 24, fArcCen1, whole genome shotgun sequence DNA segment CCACCTCGCTTGTATAGGTCAGAATTTGCCAACAGGGAATCCCTGCGGGATACACTGCTACTGGTAGAGCTGGATACTGGAAGAAAAATAATTGACAAGGCcctttaagaaaacaaaaacaaacaaacaccccccacccaaaaTCTAACAAAACATTGTTATGAATTAGGCATGGTAACGCACAACCACTTAAGGtcatcagggaaaaaaaaaaaaagaagacattgtCTATGTAAAAGCAACATGTTTAGCAACTTACCAGAAGAGCCAAAACCTCCAAGAGCAGAGCCCAGGCCAACGCCAAGAGAGCCACCAGTGCTGCTGAAACCCAGGGAGGagcttggtggtggtggggcagCAGAGGTGTGTGAGAAAAGGGAGCTGCTCTGAGAGGTGTTAGGGACTGATCCAGAGCCATAGAATGAGCTCGAGGGCAGGCCGCTGCTGGGTGGAggagcctgctgctgctgcggctgAGGTTGAGGCTGAGGCATAGAGCGGTACAGCCCATTGGCAGGAGGACCAGACATGTTGTTACCAGAGCCAGATGcagacactgctgctgctgatggagaGATAAGCAGTGTGAGGGGTCAAAGGTGAGGAAAGGTCACATGAACTATGTGAGTGGTACTAATCaagtaagaacaggaaacaaaaactaACATAATAGAATTATGCAAAATTGGTATTTGAGAACTGACAATGCATTTCATGGAGTAgccactttaaataaataaataatcctgTTCCTattattaacacacacacacacacacacacacacacacacacacacacacacacacacacacactgtatcaTCTGCTAAAACACATTACATGCAAGCACTCATAGGAGGACAGCTATACAAATACACTTGTGCTATACTGTGTCTGTTCAAAGGTGGCCATGGAGATTTGGCAGATTTCTGCTCCTCCAAATAACTTTCAATTAATTTGCCACAGATAACAGGTAAAGACAAATGACCAGCCCAaatataaatcattttaaaaatgcagaattAAATAAAGACATATACAGCTATCTTTGTGAGAGCCACACTGCAGTTTAAACCATCCGAGTAATAACACTTTATAAAAGTTAGGATATTTTGGCAGActcatttttttccacctttATTTAAAGGTAACTGCTTCGTTTGGTATTTATGTGTGGTGGTTAATAATCGAGGTAAGAGGCTTAGGAATGAATTGAAGGTAATGAATGTCCTCAAAATCGGCATTACATATATTCGGGCCTCCAATAATATAGTTGCAAATTTGAAGCAGATGTCAGATGACCAACTTTATTTTAATCAGATAAAATAAAGGGCCATTTCATAGTTGGTGACattggaggggaaaaaattccttaatattaacaaaaaaaaaaggtcttaccAGCCTGTGCTGCTGCATGATTGATAAGAAGAGGGGTCTGAACTAAACGAACTGGGCCACCCAGACCGGTTCGAGCACCAGGGCCCATCACCAAAGCTCCAGTCTGGTCATAATAGGCCGCAGGGGCCAAAACCTGATATCCTGAGgaagcacaaaaataaataaatgtcagaaATTACACTTTACTTTTAATAAACAACATAATAAAAGAGTGTTAAAAGAGTAAATaaaagagtgtttttttttaataacaactTCCACATTGTGCCCacttaaccctctgaggtctggAGTATAATTGGCCATTTTGGACCGCTTTTGATttttacctttatatttcaccttaacaactgtttaccttgcctggTTTGGTATCATTGTTTTCAGCACAACTTCAcatgtgactgtacagttatcTTTTCAATTTGACACACCGCATTAATGCAATTAacctaacacacaaaaaacattaaatctaAGTAGAAAAGATTTTTGtaactgtgaaaaccacaaacatgaactacactcaacaaaaacacaaacgcaCAAAAAATTTCccattttatcttatttatattgtttatatttttgagtatattttgataaattaaaatacaaatacaagttgtaaattaaaaaaaaaaaaaaaaaaacttcaaattttAAAACTCGCTATCACCCAGTCACTCTGACACACACCTTTCACAGGCTCCTCAGCAATCAAATGCACGTTGCCATATaattttttgattggttgatgtggtgcatttttccacaaataggaaaggggatgttatgatttagtttttttgtttttttttggctggcaAGCACTTCCTGCTAGCGAAGATCCTGTTTTTACAGTTTCCTCCTGCACCAAATGCACATCTAACATGAGGAcgatatacaggaaaaagcatggcgtaGATTTTTGACAACTCTCTTTTTACTTGGTCTATCAACACAATTGAAAAACTGGTACACTGTTTGAAGTATGCACTTTCCACACAAGTAAAACAGAGACTCAGTGAGGCAGTGTTCTGCTGCTATGCCATCTTAAATCAACAACGCCATTCAGGGACACTGGAGCATCTGTCAGCCCCAGAGAGTTAATAtaaaacactgaagaaaaacTGCGGTATAGTAGAAGTATGAAGTACCAACCAGGCATTCCTGTGTATGCCAATGCAGggtttgcagcagctgctgcagctaaagATTCCTGCTGGCTCTGTTGGCCTTGCCCAGGTGTAAGAGGTCGCTGGTTGGTTCCTGTGCGCATCACCTGGCAGAAAAAGTTGAAAATATTGTCACTGGCGATTGCCCATTTCAACTTGACTTCACAACTTACAATAAATGTGACTAAATGACGAAAAGCTAAGATTTAACTCGTGTTTCACCCTAACTGTTTGGTTTGATTTCAAAAGTTGCTTGGAAACATAAATCAACCAACCCCACAACTGTTATGAAGTAAATGTACAACTGGTTCCACTCCACAGAAACTTTTAACTTCTCTAAAATTTAACAGCAGGTCTTTGTGTATTCATGGCTGACTTATTTTTAGGGCTTGTTGTCTTAAACATTTTACACATGAAAACCAGTCAcagaaaaatgactgaaactgCTTCCTGAATTACATTCTTATACAACCATACAGGAGAAATTAAATATGGAATTAATATTTAAACTTAAAATTGGTGAGAAACAGTCAGGACAACTTCTATAAATAATTCCTACCTGTGGTTGCCCTGGACCCTGACTGGATGCTTGCTGATTGGCTGAGTGATTGGCAGTAGATGCGGGCTGCTGCTGGAAAAGATTAGCAGGGTAAACACCCCAAGGGACGCCGTAGTACTGTGGTGGAACGACTGTGGGACCTAAAGGAGAAATATTTCTGAAGTTATACACTGGACCTTGGCAGAAGAGCcttgaaaattattatttttttttttttaaatctgctggATTTCAATGAGAAGCTAAAGTGAAATGCAAATAGGAATATGCGATCACCTGCAAGCGTGGCTGCTGCTGCCAGCCCAGCGGCAGTGTAGGGATCAGCTCCAGGTGGGGCAGCATTAATGATGTAAGGATTTGGCACAAATGCAGGAGCAAGGCCAGCTGAGTAATTGGAGGAAGAGCAATGTAACTCACATTTCCACATTAAGTCTCATTCAAAGGTCTACGCGACtcaaacagagaaaaccaagAGACAAAGCAGTTAAAAAGCATTGCAAGACACAAGGTACTACACACTGAGGAGGGCAAACAAATTTATCTCACCaagatgctgctgctgagccGCAGCCAGCGCATACTGTTgttgctgagctgcagtgagcTGTTGAACGGTCAGTTGATTAGACCTCTGGaacaactaaaacaaacaaaaacaaaaaaaaataatgctgcaaCCTGCTGAGCAAATTaagagcttgattttttttaaaaatttgtgaaTTTAACAGACCTGCTGCTGAGAGCTGTAGTCAAACAATccaactggagtccctgaagaGTCCACCTGAATCTGGTTACCAGCATAGTCAAACTGTAAGGACTCCACACCAGCTTGCTGCTCCATGCCTCCCATGTTTTGGGCCTCCTGGTTCTGGAAGTCCTCAGCTGGGATCTTGTTTTGGGAAGGGTTCTGTTGTTGGAGAGCATGAGGGTGGTGCGCCCCCATCATCTCTAAACCTGTCTGACTGGGCCCCATCCTCTCTACAGCCTCGGTGGGAGAAGCTTGACGGCTTCCAGGAGTTGGGctggaaaacaaattaaatttaagAAACTGTAGATGTTCACAATATCAAACACATCCTGATCTTTTATGTTTAGTTCTTGAACTGAAAGGCTGCAACTTGCTCAAACACCAGAGACATAAGAtagttatatttattatttaaaaaaaaaaaaaaaggttaaataaaatgaagtgaCTATCAGTTAACTTGTATCTCTGTAAAAGGAAAACCTACTTGAAGTCTTTACAGTCTCTGTCCATGCCGTTTAGCAGACCTCTTCCATTGGCTTTAGTAGGATCACTCTCCTCTCCCACCTTCATCTCTGGGCTTTTGTCCTCTTCAAAAGGCGACACCTTCTCTTGTGCATCACTCTTCTCTCTCCCATCTTGGTCAGCATCTCCTGCACCCTGTataaataagaacaaatttAGAAAAAGAAAGGCAAACCTCACTTTAGGCAAGATCAGTGAGATAGAACGGGTTAACTTACATAGCCACCATTCCTGTAGCGACCATCCATCTTGTCACCAGGGGAGGAACTCAGGACGTACTCCACCATGCTCACGCCAAGGCCTCCACCTTCTGAGCGAGGTGAAAGCACAGAATTGGCATCACCATTCCCATGGAAACCCTGGCCTGGCCGCCGCTGCACCATGATTGGCTGAGACACTGAATGATCTGAACGAAAATCTGTAATCAAATACAGTGGCAAGAGACTCGAACCCGTGGAATTACCTGCTTTTCTGCACTCAATGGTCATGAAATGTCATTTACTCTTCATCTGAgtcacaagtaaacacaaacgTGGTGTTGAACCCAGAGAAACAATCTCTCGTCTGTTTAAGGAGCACCCTGTTTAAAATTTACAGTGCTAGTGGAAAAAGTAAGGGAACCCTTGGATTTAACACAATGGCTGAAGCTCCCGAACCTCAAATGGTTTCTGTAGCCAAGTTTAGGAGGAACTGTGAATCATTCTTCCCAGAATTCTCTCACTTCAGCCAGATTGATAGGAATGAATGGCTGGTGTGAATGACCCTCGAGGTCACTCTTCAGCATCTCTATTGGATTAAGAGACTGTGCTCTGACAGCACCATTAGACTCTCTTCTTGTAAAGGAGCCATTATGCTTTTCCTCAGTTGTGGTCATATATGAATGGGCGCAATGAtgaatgctcatattaaacaacTGTTTAAAATTGGAAAACACAGAAAGTAAGCCAAATGCTCAGGGTTCAAACTGTTCAAACACTTCTTTTTACTCtttgctctgtatgatgtcagtgagagcagataTCCTCAATAGTTATCTCAAGCACACATCTCTTGGTGTGAGCTCAACAGCCCAACCatcctgctgttcaaacctacTGTTTagaaggggcagccaatcagaacaatGTTGGTTTAGAAAGAAGGGAGGTAAAATTGTTTCAGACAGCAGATGAACTGAGGGgttgcaccaaggcccagtacgAGATAAACGAGGATTACTTTGAACTGTGAAAGCTGCTCTAACAGAGCCCAGGaacaaaaatatggagctggaaatgagccaAATGGAAGTCACAGAATTTACTTTGATGTTTAGCAGCATCATTCAACCAAACATTTTTGCAGCAGTGTTGTGGAGGATCACAGCACTCTTTGGCAAACATTGGGGATGATTTTATGGCCTTCTCCTTACTGCTCTAATTCGCAATGATTCATGCATGGTAGACTCATCTTCACCATGTTGTAGCCTCAAACATGGACAAAATTCTGAGAGGATTTGTGTGCCATtacatacttaaaaaaaaaaagaagaaaaagaataaaataccTGGTTTGTTTATAATTGTAACTCAGATGAAAATCTGACCTCATTTTATTACAAATTTCCAAAGGGTTCACATACTTTTTCTTGCCACTGTATTTATATAGTTCTAATAGTGTATACATTAAAAAACGTAGAGCTGGCAGGCACCTGtgcaaactgaggtatgctatTTCCAAACACtggaagagattttttttttgcccaaatATCTAACAATGAAGTCactagaaaaaagaaaagctacaATATAGTAATAGACAAATTATAGAGGCCACTTACGAGATGATCCCCATGCATTGTCTCTCCATTCTTCTCCAAGAAGTATTCCTTTCCTGCCGTCCTTGGCCAGCTCATCAGAATCCCAGAGCTTTTTTGCTGGcaaaagctaaagaaaaaaaaaaggtttttcaacatctctgcacagcatAGAAATGCATTTGCTTTTAGGATTACAAACTATGAGAGTAaaggcagtggttctcaaatccaggcctcgtggcccagtgtcctgaaggttttagatgtgtccctgatccaacctCATTTATAAATGACACTTTTTGCTTCCTTCGTCTATGTGTATTCCTACTTGTTTACAGGAGGGAAGGGCACCTCACAGAGTGAATGACGGCATTTGTCATTATATAGCCTTTGATTTTACTTGTTCATAAGAATTTAATACTGACACCAGATTAATATGTCTATTATTTAGTAAAAGCTGGATTGGTTGGCTACAGTGATGTCTAGGAGAGTGCGAAAGGCTGATCAGTCACTCTCAGCGAGCTTAAAGTCTGTTCAGTGCTTTTGAAAAGAATCTGTATAACCTGTGTAATATTTTCAGACTGCTCTTAAAATAGATTAATTTTGGACTGGAAACATTTTCCAGAGTGCTTAGGTTTAGatttcaacaagacaatgacccaaTCCATGCTGCCAGGAAAAAGGCTGGTTGAGCTTTCTGGGAAAGCTGTGCCAAGCTTTTAGGATCACTTCTAAGAAGACTTGTCATTGGTGAATTGTCATTGGTAAGGCAACTCTCTCTACTACAAGTGGTGCTGTAAAGAAGTACTAAGTGATGAATTTGATTACTTAAGTAAATCGgccattttattcttttttataaaatgacaaatatatatgaaaaaacaGTATATTTTTGAAAGAGTGAAGCCTCTGGGGCCAACAAACATTTATAGATATTAAAGTTTTGTTGTATTCTACATATGCATATCATTAATAAAATGGAAGGGCGGGGGTTGATGGATTTAAATAAAAGGTAACGTGAGCTAGTTTACAATAAGTcagtattttaaatatttagaaTTAATAGTGTTCTAAACAGGgatactttaaaaataatttaaactgcATGTCAGTGCGTTATTACACATGACTGAAGACAGCCATACTTCAATCTATTCTCTGTAAAATGTTTAAAGTTACTTTTCAagtcaagaggaaaaaaaaaaaaaaaaatgaaatcacagAAAACTGTACAAGAGTGAGAAGACAGACCGATGTTCAGACAAAACCCTCCTTACCTCTCCCATCCCCCTCGACTCCAAAGCAAGAGCTTGAAAGTCATAGTTCATTTCATCCACTACACGGACCTAAGacaaaggatttaaaaaaaaagaaaaaagaaaaagttttttgattaacatttttaatgaaacagcATTGATTTAACAACATTTGGAGACAACTAAGATTTTacccaaaatgcaaaaaagctcTTCTTATAAAAACAAGTGACACTTCAAATAAATTCATGAATACTCATGGCAAAGAACAACAAACTAACATCTGTTCttaatttttgtttaataatttttaCATTACTTAGCATTCTGGTTTTGTGAATTAAGCCAGACATGACTTATGGGTTACACAGTATGTGAAAAAGCTGCTCAGCCAATAACTGACTGttctttaataaagttattttacaTGATGCATCTAGCCCTGACTGATTGTGAAAGTGAAATGCAAACACATCTAACACAATCACTGAGCATTGGTTATTGCATGAAacacctttttacatttttaagaggaagggaaaaaaaaaacaaaaaaaaaaaaaaaaaaaaaaaaaaaacaacttcctcTACAGGATGtgttaaaacaagaaaaaaaaatatcaagtagGGTCTATGCACAGCTAAACACAAATCCCACATCATCATTTGTAAAGACGGGGGATTACACTTGTTCCTTTACAGGGAACACTGGTTGAATGAAATGGAATAACCTGAAtaaagtttaaaagaaaaagacttaaaataagcttaaaaacaagATGGGGCTTAATATCGAACACCAACAATGCTGCACAGCAGCTCATAATACTGTGGAGACTGGATATGAGGTGTGGCTATTAAATAGTGATGCTTATGCATTTTGAAATTAAGAGAATTGGTTTCCGGATGTAGCATCAATGAAGTAACATTACTACAGCCAAATCTGATCtaacagtgaagaagaaaagcacaaaTCCCCTTAGACCACTAATGGAAGAAGACTTACTACGCTGCTTTGATCACTGAAAGCCTCGAGCGCAGCAGTCTGTGGGTGCAGAAGGGGAATAATTTGAAGGGGAAAAGAATTAAAACACAAGCTCTCGTCATTACAACTGAATTACAGTATTTAATACAATTATTTAATAACCACACTTCCTATTACATCCCTGGCTCAGATAAATGATATGATTCACATCCCTGCTGTGCGGATACAATGGCCAAAGACCCAATCGTGCTGATATATCTTCTCCAAATCAGAAGTAGTGCTACTGCTTTCTTAGTCTGTACGCCAACCCTCATCTCATGTTTGATTGGGCAAATGACTGAACAGACCTGTCTGTAATTCCAACACTGACAAAGGATTACATGTAAAAGATTGTTTATATGCTGTTTACATCAATATAATAATCAGTGATTTGTTCTGTCTGCTTATCTGGTGTGCACTAAACTGTATATCACTTCACTCCCCCTCCAAACTCTACCTGATCAACATGATTGGCATCCCCGGTGGGCCAGCGATGCTTGCTAGGTGTGCAACTCACAAGCTGCTCTCCAGGCTGCCTTTGAAAAAAGTATCCTACTGTGGCATCATCCTGAGACCTCCCGCTCAGCGGAGGCTGCGGGGTACCTGGGGTAGGGTTAGGAACTCTGTCCATGCCCTGTATATGTGGCCCTCCAGGAGCCTGACCAGCTCCTCCAACTGCAGCTAGGGGCCCTCCACCATGAACTCGAACACCCCCAGACTCAGGAGCACCATTTGCATGCAGCATCCCACCTCTTGTCTCCTGCCAGGCCACGTCATTCATACCTAGGATGCTGCATGGAACGCTCATTCCACGGGAAAGCCTAATAAACAGACAATAAAGTAGGATTTAGTCACTGAAATATGCtgcttttcttattttaagTTTACTTGTGTAAAGTTTAGAGAAAGAACTCTTATTCGAGGACATAGTTTTTGGGATGTCCTGCATAATTACATATAACTGACTAACCGCAAACACTATCACAATATTGACTCAGATGTGATTTTAAGTTAATTATATAAGGTAAAGTAGCACCCATTACAACGTAGTGTTTACAGTATCACGATGGGCTTTTcatcatgatgatgatgctaTAATTGTTGACTTAAATCCTCTCTGAGTCTTCAGACAAATCAACTTTTGCAGTACATCCCATAAAAGACATTCATGCGAAAGAATAATAAAAGGATAATGAATGCTTTTAATTTTACTACCCGGGACACGACTAATTCCCGTGGTGCTAACAACAGGCCAGTGCTATAATCGTCGGATTCTGCTAAACAAATTGTCATACAACAGACCATTAACGTTTGGCTGATTTAGAATAATCGGGCCAAGAACAAAACAAGCGACTGGCATGGATGTTGTAAGAGCTTGTAAGAGCAACACTGCTAGGTAACGTTGTCGTTAGCTAAATATTAACTGGTGACCATAAAACCGACGCTACCGTTTGTATTGCAAGGCCTAtcgaacacaaacacacatgcaattATCCAACAGTAACCACggctgatttttttaaatgatgtaacGAGCTTGCAACGTTACATTCAACAGTACAAACTAGTCGTTGTGGCACATCGATTAGCAGCCTGCCTGCCTAGCTAGCCTAGCCTAGCCACCAGCAAGCAAGCCGCTGCTACAATAAGCAAGCTAACCTGACGGCTTCAAGCGGGCATTTGCGTAAACGTTTAATTTTTAAGATGGTTTGTGGCGTGCGGTTTCCTGTcttgtttcttttagttttttcttacGTATTCCTGCTATCGGAAATCCAAGATGATTAACGCCAGCTATTAGTTCACTGTAGCTAACGAGCTAGTGCTAACCGCAAAGGGCCTGTTGTGTTTATTATTGGTTAGACATCAAAGAAATTCGTTTACTCACTGTTGTTTTGCAGCCAGTGAGTGGGTTTCCGTGTTAAATCGAACACGTTTTCTTGACCTTATATGCAATATTTACTGTTTACAACACATTACGGCCATCTCCGGGAGTTAACAAACGCTAATAGCCATGTTGCTGTTGTTAGCTAAAACATCAGCCAAACACTGAGTGGCTAAACAACATGGCCCCCCCTTCAAGTTCCAAACAGAGGGGCCTTAACCGCTAAACAAAAGGGGAAATACTCGCACCGCGACGGCCGCCTTCAAAGCAGTCGCCTTACACAGCTTTGGCTTTGGTTGTGAACAGATATCAGGAGATACTCACGCGTTGTCGTGTCGAGAGAGGATCTATGCTTGTTGCACGCCGTCAACCCGATTCtatattgttttgtttccttggAGAGAGCGGTGATTTAGCAAAGCTTGGCAGTCAGAGCTAAGAGTTTGCCTACGCCAGTGCCCCCTCCCTGTAAATAGCGTGAACTACGTAGACATGCGTATAACAATGTCAGTGTAAATTCGCCTTCCCGGCGTGCCTTAAGCGCACCAAATCTTGCGCTCATCATACTTCCCGGTATTTTATTAATCAGTCTCAGCGACCCTTCCCCACCTAAAAATACGGTAACATTTCATGGGATAAGCTGGGTTAGTTTGAATTAATGTTTATTAGATAACCGGCTGATTATATTTTGTGAACAATGTTGacccagtaaaaaaaataacaagcaaTGTTTCCGGGAGGCTTATTTGAAGGGAGAGGCTTCAAATAAGAACTAGTGTATATATGTCATCGTACTGTGATATTTGATTGATTTCGGCTGATTCTCGGTCGGGTGGGTCCTCGTGGTCCGTGACTCTCCTTCCTCTAATATAAGAAAACCCGACGTGATCCAATCACCTCTTCCTTTACAGACGGTGATCTCACCTCCCCATTTCCGATTGGATTGCTATATTTAGGAAAACGCCCTATGCTTTATAAAGAGATTGCTGTAGTTTGTGGCAAAGGCTGTGGAGTTAGAAGAAAGGACAGGCTCGCAGGACGAGTTTGACCAGCGTCTATTTCAAGTATAAAAAGTGCTGGAGTTGACAGGACTACAGATTACAACTGCAGGTTTTGGACTGAGCCGCGCCTGAGAGAGAACTAGGAAAGGCAGCCATGGCAGACATACGAAAGAAACTTGTCGTGGTGGGAGACGGTGCGTGTGGGAAAACATGTCTACTGATAGTATTCAGCAAAGACGAGTTCCCCGAAGTGTACGTCCCGACTGTGTTTGAGACATATGTGGCGGACATAGAAGTGGAAAACAAGCAAGTCCAACTGGCTTTGTGGGACACAGCCGGACAAGAGGACTACGACCGGCTGCGACCACTCTCCTATCCGGACACCGACGTCATTCTGATGTGCTTCTCAGTGGACAGCCCGGACTCGCTGGAAAACATCCCTGAAAAGTGGGTCCCTGAAGTCAAACACTTTTGCCCGAATGTACCCATCATATTAGTGGCCAACAAGAAGGATCTACGCAACGACGAGAACGTGAGGAACGAGCTGTCTCGGTTGAAGCTGGAGCCAGTGAAAACAGAGGATGGCCGGGCCATGGCCATGCGCATTGGCGCATATGACTATTTGGAGTGCTCAGCTAAAACCAAGGAGGGGATTTGGGAAGTATTTGAAACGGCAACACGAGCAGCTTTACAGAAACGTCAAACAAACCAGGATGGCTgtttgaaatgctgtgttttgaTGTGAACTGACTGTCGGTGGGGAGGTGGGGGTAACTGAGAAGCGCAAGACGAGACGTTTCCTCCGGGGTCTGTGTCTGGATATGTGAGGGCAGTGACCGTTGTTTGGACACTCCCTTGAAGTCTGATGCCTTTGCTTGACTGCAAACAAAGCTGATTGGAACACACGAATATCAACTGATATCGGGGTGTTTGTTGGGGGGAAATGCACTGGATACAGCATGTTCTTTTTGGGTCACGTGATCCCAGTCTGACTGGTAGAgggttaaaaagaaaaccacaaaccGTTTGATTTCAGTGggctactttttattttatttttttttaaatccccttCTGATGTGGACGTGGCCTTTCAAAGGCCTGCTGAAGAGCCAAGATTACactgctctttttttgtgtgtgtgttttagaagTTTGCGTAGGTCGCAGCCTTATTGCCAAGGTTATACTTTGTaacaagcaaagcaaaaaaaaaaaaaagcaaaaagcaaaacaaaaacaaatgcactgttatttttattatggcATGACTGAAGTTTGACCTTGCACCGCACCTGGATGCTGCAGCAACTCCTAAAAAGCTTGGTAAAACTACAAGTCATTGCCAGTTTGTTCTGTATAGGTTTTTGTGGTGGTTTAGGGCACTTTGGAAAAGACATTTCATAGCTCAAGTTTAcaattaagttttttttcctggtgtttGTTAGTTAGAGCACAcctaaaaagtgtttttttgatCCCACAgtattacattttcttttctttttttaataattttattaaattatgaaaCCAGTCAAATTTTACTCTAGGTTTACAAAAATACACATGGGCCAGTCTTGAAAAGGGCTAACCACAATGTCTTGTAGTTTTGCAGGTTTTCAGGCAAAGCCTCTGTCACAGTTAAGTGGACAGACACtttatgctttttctttctttttttttttttaaagtttgctaaGCATGCTTTTACCACAGGTTATATCTTCAGCTGTGATTATTGGCTAGTTTATACAAAGACACTGTCCTCTGCACATAGATTTCTGTACAGCTCACCTGAACAGCATCTTTTAAAGCACATACAGTACTACAGTCCATCTCCCTCAGgctctctgctctgtcaaagacttggaaaaaaaacaaaaaacagcttgaAATCTTCTGTTTAGGTACAGCTTCGTTTACAGCGATGCAGACAGTATTGCTCACAGAGGATTAAGCATGTGAGATGGTTTGGCATGTGAGCTTTGTAAAGGGCGTTTTCTCAGAAAGTGTCATGAAACTGCTGTTTGTGACCCAACCTATGGGGGATTAAACCATATGATGGCAACACTTTATTGGAAGTTTTTCATGCAATCCTATTATTAGCACACTTACGTAATAGTTACACACACTTAAACAAGAGGGTTTCCCTTTAACTAATACATGAGAAAAAGTCAAATGTGAAGTACTAATGCTTTATGAAGGTGTATAGAGCTGTTAAACAGAATTAATAGTTGAGaaagacacaatttttttttttttttttttttttttttttttaaatctcaatgTCTTCC contains these protein-coding regions:
- the pum2 gene encoding pumilio homolog 2 isoform X6 → MSVPCSILGMNDVAWQETRGGMLHANGAPESGGVRVHGGGPLAAVGGAGQAPGGPHIQGMDRVPNPTPGTPQPPLSGRSQDDATVGYFFQRQPGEQLVSCTPSKHRWPTGDANHVDQVRVVDEMNYDFQALALESRGMGELLPAKKLWDSDELAKDGRKGILLGEEWRDNAWGSSHHSVSQPIMVQRRPGQGFHGNGDANSVLSPRSEGGGLGVSMVEYVLSSSPGDKMDGRYRNGGYGAGDADQDGREKSDAQEKVSPFEEDKSPEMKVGEESDPTKANGRGLLNGMDRDCKDFNPTPGSRQASPTEAVERMGPSQTGLEMMGAHHPHALQQQNPSQNKIPAEDFQNQEAQNMGGMEQQAGVESLQFDYAGNQIQVDSSGTPVGLFDYSSQQQLFQRSNQLTVQQLTAAQQQQYALAAAQQQHLAGLAPAFVPNPYIINAAPPGADPYTAAGLAAAATLAGPTVVPPQYYGVPWGVYPANLFQQQPASTANHSANQQASSQGPGQPQVMRTGTNQRPLTPGQGQQSQQESLAAAAAANPALAYTGMPGYQVLAPAAYYDQTGALVMGPGARTGLGGPVRLVQTPLLINHAAAQAAAAVSASGSGNNMSGPPANGLYRSMPQPQPQPQQQQAPPPSSGLPSSSFYGSGSVPNTSQSSSLFSHTSAAPPPPSSSLGFSSTGGSLGVGLGSALGGFGSSVSSSTSSSVSRRDSLLANSDLYKRGGSSLTPIGQPFYNSLGYSSSPSPIGLTPGHSPLTPPPSLPSSHGSSSSLHLGGLTNGSGRYISAAPGAEAKYRSTGGTSSLFNSSSQLFPPSRPRYSRSDVMPSGRSRLLEDFRNNRFPNLQLRDLPGHMVEFSQDQHGSRFIQQKLERATPAERQMVFGEILQAAYQLMTDVFGNYVIQKFFEFGSADQKLALATRIRGHVLPLALQMYGCRVIQKALESISSDQQVISDIVRELDGHVLKCVKDQNGNHVVQKCIECVQPQALQFIIDAFQGQVFVLSTHPYGCRVIQRILEHCTQEQTLPILEELHQHSEQLGQKYQGVSLEMTPKTYYTVSRDALFKDQYGNYVIQHVLEHGRPEDKSKIVAEVRGKVLVLSQHKFASNVVEKCVIHSSRAERALLIDEVCCQKDGPHSALYTMMKDQYANYVVQRMIDMAEPAQRKIIMHKIRPHIATLRKYTYGKHILAKLEKYYMKSGSELGPIGGPTNGLM